Part of the Syntrophus gentianae genome, TTGACCGGCTATCAGTTCAGTGTCCTTTCCCGCTTTCGTCACCACCGCCCTGCCGGATATTAGATACCAATGCTCAGCACGCCGTTGATGCCGTTGATAACTCAACCGCTGCCCGGGATAGACGGTTATTCGCTTAATTTTGTGATTCGTATCTTCCGAAAGAATTTCATAATAACCCCAAGGCCTATGATTCTCGCCCTTGGTCTGTTCGATAACCTTTTCATAATCCCTGATGTAAGCTTTTACCATACGGGTTGCACTGAATCGTTCTTCAACCCATTTTCGGCATTGGAAACGATCAAGCTGTCCCGCTTTAGCAACCGCCCTGGCCATTTCATCAGAATTTTCAACAAGAATTCCCGTAGCACCATTTTCAACAATTTCTTGCATATCTTCCTCGTTCAGGGCAATCACCGGTGTTCCACAGGCCATGGCATGCATCAGTGCAAACTTTAAGGAGTCTTCGCTGCTGACTGGCTGAAGTAAGGCATATGTGCCACTTAAAAGCTCATCTCGCTTTTCCGGATCCACACTGCTCAAATAAATGACGCCGTCTCCATCTATATGGGGCCCAATGTGCCTGTCAAAGTATCCCTTGTCATTAATGCCGCCGACAAGAATTAGCGGCATTCCCGTTTCCCGCGCAATATCGATGCATTTCTTGGCACCTTTGTCCTTGGCGATGCTGCCTATAAAGAGCAGGTATTTTCCTTTTTCCGCTTGAAATGTACATCGGCGCAAGTCAACGCCCTGAGGTATCGTTGCAACATATTCGAGTTCCGGGTTTTTCTGTGCCTCATTGACAGCTACATAAAAGGAATTTTTTTTGGAATGTTTATTTGGAGACGAAAATCCTTGAACAGTTGTGAGAACAGGTATGTTGGTCACGCCTATGCGCGTTAGAGGCAGGCAATCGAAATAGTTGTGAATTATATCGAAATGATCTTCCTGCTCAGAAGCCTTGGACCAGGGAATCCATTCGCGAACCTCTGGTAAATTTGAAGAGTTTCCATAATAAATACCATCATCCATTTCACCCCAGGAACGGGACGCATTCAAATCGCCTGCAGCAAACAGAACAACATCGATACCGCAAATCACAAGGCCTTCTTTAAGCGGAGAAACGATATTTCCCCATGGGCTGGAATTGCCAGAGTAGCTGCACCAATTAAATGGCAAAATCAAAGCGACTTTCATGACATTAGCTGATTACGCTCATGCTGACGGTATTATTTAATAATTAATCCATCATTCCGGTTTGCATGGTACGATAATAGCAAAGAATATGCCCTACGTGCCGAGCATCGTCTGTCATTACCACATTTATCTTTCAAGTCTTCTTCATATTTGCAAAATAATAGATTTGTAAAACATCTGGGCCTATTCTATGCAGTATTTGAATCTTATGACCATGCATGAGTCATGGCATCAGGAGAGATTTAACGGTAATAACGACACTATATTCTTGATTGTGGGAGACTGATTAATTGTGAAAAGAGTTTTTACACTAATTCTGATATTTGGACTTTTG contains:
- a CDS encoding glycosyltransferase, giving the protein MKVALILPFNWCSYSGNSSPWGNIVSPLKEGLVICGIDVVLFAAGDLNASRSWGEMDDGIYYGNSSNLPEVREWIPWSKASEQEDHFDIIHNYFDCLPLTRIGVTNIPVLTTVQGFSSPNKHSKKNSFYVAVNEAQKNPELEYVATIPQGVDLRRCTFQAEKGKYLLFIGSIAKDKGAKKCIDIARETGMPLILVGGINDKGYFDRHIGPHIDGDGVIYLSSVDPEKRDELLSGTYALLQPVSSEDSLKFALMHAMACGTPVIALNEEDMQEIVENGATGILVENSDEMARAVAKAGQLDRFQCRKWVEERFSATRMVKAYIRDYEKVIEQTKGENHRPWGYYEILSEDTNHKIKRITVYPGQRLSYQRHQRRAEHWYLISGRAVVTKAGKDTELIAGQAVDIPIQTWHRIANTELEELCFIEVQTGDYFGEDDVERSEDDYGRIVKNSTI